In one Massilia endophytica genomic region, the following are encoded:
- the glyA gene encoding serine hydroxymethyltransferase yields the protein MFAKDHTLASIDPELFGAIQNENKRQHDHIELIASENYTSPAVMEAQGSQLTNKYAEGYPGKRYYGGCEYVDVVEQLAIDRVKQLFGAEAANVQPNSGSQANQGVFFAVLKPGDTIMGMSLAEGGHLTHGMALNMSGKWFNVVSYGLTAEEDIDYEAMEKLAHERKPKLIIAGASAFSRKIDFERFAKVAKAVGAYFMVDMAHYAGLIAAGLYPNPVPHADFVTSTTHKSLRGPRGGIILMKAEHEKIINSAIFPGIQGGPLMHVIAGKAVAFKEALSPEFKAYQQQVVKNADVLARTLIKRGLRIVSGGTESHVFLVDLRAKNLTGKEAEAILGSAHITCNKNGIPNDPQKPFVTSGIRLGSPAMTTRGFGEAEAEQVGNLIADVLDNPHDAATIERVKAAVKVLADKFPVYAA from the coding sequence ATGTTCGCTAAAGATCACACCCTCGCCAGCATCGACCCGGAACTGTTCGGCGCCATCCAGAACGAGAACAAGCGCCAGCACGACCATATCGAGCTGATTGCGTCGGAGAACTACACCTCGCCAGCCGTGATGGAAGCCCAGGGCTCCCAGCTCACCAACAAGTACGCCGAAGGCTATCCCGGCAAGCGCTACTACGGCGGCTGCGAATACGTGGACGTGGTGGAACAGCTGGCCATCGACCGCGTCAAGCAGCTCTTCGGCGCGGAAGCGGCGAACGTGCAGCCGAACTCCGGCTCCCAGGCCAACCAGGGCGTGTTCTTCGCCGTGCTGAAGCCTGGCGACACCATCATGGGCATGTCCCTGGCCGAAGGCGGCCACCTGACCCACGGCATGGCGCTGAACATGTCCGGCAAGTGGTTCAATGTGGTGTCCTACGGCCTGACCGCCGAAGAGGACATCGACTACGAGGCCATGGAAAAGCTGGCCCACGAGCGCAAGCCCAAGCTGATCATCGCCGGCGCCTCGGCCTTCTCCAGGAAGATCGACTTCGAGCGCTTCGCCAAAGTGGCCAAGGCCGTGGGCGCCTACTTCATGGTGGACATGGCCCACTACGCCGGCCTGATCGCCGCCGGCCTGTACCCCAACCCGGTGCCGCACGCCGACTTCGTGACCTCGACCACCCACAAGTCCCTGCGCGGCCCGCGCGGCGGCATCATCCTGATGAAGGCCGAGCACGAGAAGATCATCAACTCCGCCATCTTCCCCGGCATCCAGGGCGGCCCCCTGATGCACGTGATCGCGGGCAAGGCCGTGGCCTTCAAGGAAGCCCTGAGCCCCGAGTTCAAGGCCTACCAGCAGCAGGTGGTGAAGAACGCCGACGTGCTGGCCAGGACCCTGATCAAGCGCGGCCTGCGCATCGTGTCCGGCGGCACCGAGTCGCACGTGTTCCTGGTGGACCTGCGCGCCAAGAACCTGACCGGCAAGGAAGCGGAAGCCATCCTGGGTTCGGCCCACATCACCTGCAACAAGAACGGCATCCCGAACGATCCGCAGAAGCCTTTCGTGACCTCGGGCATCCGCCTGGGCAGCCCGGCCATGACCACGCGCGGTTTCGGCGAGGCCGAAGCCGAGCAAGTGGGCAACCTGATCGCCGACGTGCTGGACAACCCGCACGACGCCGCCACCATCGAGCGCGTGAAGGCGGCCGTGAAGGTGCTGGCCGATAAGTTCCCGGTCTACGCTGCCTGA
- the nrdR gene encoding transcriptional regulator NrdR: MKCPFCQHDEIHVLDTRVSEEGDAIRRRRRCGKCDKRFTTYERIELSMPYVVKKNGSRTEYSPAKLRDSLMLALRKRPVAAASVDLAVQSIEEKLLTSGKREVDSGHIGELVMQELKRLDKVAYIRFASVYKNFEDLAEFQDAIEEAGRGSKPRAE; the protein is encoded by the coding sequence ATGAAGTGTCCGTTCTGCCAGCATGACGAGATTCACGTCCTCGACACCCGCGTGTCGGAGGAAGGGGACGCGATCCGCCGCCGCCGGCGCTGTGGCAAATGCGACAAGCGCTTCACCACGTATGAGCGCATCGAGCTCTCGATGCCGTATGTGGTGAAGAAGAACGGAAGCCGCACCGAGTATTCCCCCGCCAAGCTGCGCGACAGCCTGATGCTGGCGCTGCGCAAGCGGCCCGTGGCGGCTGCCTCCGTCGATTTGGCGGTGCAGTCGATCGAGGAGAAGCTGCTCACCAGCGGCAAGCGCGAGGTCGATTCCGGCCATATCGGCGAGCTGGTGATGCAGGAGCTGAAGCGCCTGGACAAGGTAGCCTATATCCGCTTTGCCTCCGTCTACAAGAACTTCGAGGACCTGGCCGAATTCCAGGATGCCATCGAGGAGGCGGGGCGCGGCAGCAAGCCGCGCGCCGAGTAA
- the pilV gene encoding type IV pilus modification protein PilV, which produces MLRASQAGFTLLEVLIAVLVLALGMVGGLAMQLHALRARHESALLSNATQLAAGALERLRANPGQQASYLTLDFDAASEPSPASSAACFARACSAAELAAMDIADIKRLAASMLPLARIRLCRDRMGWQGGRWRWPCSGESDAPIVVKVGWRMRQPAGAAAGGAGREHPVLAMPLGSLP; this is translated from the coding sequence ATGCTGCGCGCATCGCAAGCGGGCTTTACATTGCTGGAAGTGCTGATCGCCGTGCTGGTGCTGGCGCTGGGCATGGTGGGCGGCCTGGCCATGCAGCTGCATGCGCTGCGGGCGCGCCATGAATCGGCCCTGCTGTCGAACGCCACGCAGCTGGCGGCGGGCGCGCTGGAACGGCTGCGCGCCAATCCCGGCCAGCAGGCCTCCTATCTCACGCTGGATTTCGACGCCGCCAGCGAACCATCTCCTGCATCCTCTGCCGCCTGTTTCGCGCGCGCCTGTTCCGCCGCCGAACTGGCAGCCATGGACATCGCCGACATCAAGCGCCTGGCTGCCAGCATGCTCCCGCTGGCGCGCATCCGCCTGTGCCGCGACCGCATGGGCTGGCAGGGAGGCCGCTGGCGCTGGCCCTGCAGCGGCGAGAGCGATGCGCCCATCGTCGTGAAAGTGGGCTGGCGCATGCGCCAGCCTGCCGGAGCGGCAGCCGGCGGCGCCGGGCGCGAACATCCCGTGCTGGCCATGCCGCTGGGGAGCCTGCCATGA
- a CDS encoding PilW family protein: protein MKPLRTPPAGQGLSAAPYGGPAKGDAPDRQPPPPRLRQPARMGPARLLAPRREGGFGMTEILVALAVGLLVTLTASAMLVSAGGNFTQHAAHAQLNDNGRFALELVGQALRQGSFVNLETDAWPGGNGEAAVAGLDAASLGHSSAGIGNPLAGAVNGSDVLALRYAGSGEGGGDGSVLNCAGFAVPRGAAWSIFYVARSDDGEAELRCKYLSDSSWSSDAIVRGVDSFQVLYGLDTDTPPDGVPNRYLNARGIEALDADLVLEGATAAAREADLRRRTHWKRVASLRLALLLHGGAEARRDTEPVVYRLFGPAYAAAGDAGAVIDEARLPADLRQRTRRLFEASYAVRNAQR from the coding sequence ATGAAGCCGCTGCGCACTCCGCCCGCAGGGCAGGGACTGAGCGCCGCGCCCTATGGTGGCCCGGCGAAGGGCGATGCGCCGGATCGGCAGCCGCCGCCACCACGTTTGCGCCAGCCCGCGCGGATGGGCCCGGCCCGGCTGCTTGCGCCGCGGCGCGAGGGCGGCTTCGGCATGACCGAGATTCTGGTTGCGCTGGCCGTCGGGCTGCTGGTCACGCTCACGGCCAGCGCGATGCTGGTGAGTGCGGGCGGCAATTTCACGCAGCATGCGGCGCACGCCCAGTTGAACGACAACGGCCGCTTCGCGCTGGAGCTGGTTGGGCAGGCGCTGAGGCAGGGCAGCTTCGTCAATCTCGAAACGGACGCATGGCCGGGCGGGAATGGCGAGGCGGCCGTCGCGGGACTGGATGCAGCCAGCCTCGGCCACAGCAGCGCGGGGATCGGCAATCCGCTGGCGGGCGCCGTCAACGGCAGCGACGTGCTGGCGCTGCGCTATGCGGGCTCCGGAGAAGGCGGCGGCGACGGCTCGGTCCTCAACTGCGCGGGATTCGCGGTGCCGCGGGGCGCGGCCTGGAGCATCTTTTACGTCGCCCGGAGCGACGACGGCGAAGCGGAGCTGCGCTGCAAGTACCTCAGCGACAGCAGCTGGAGCTCGGACGCCATCGTGCGCGGCGTGGACAGCTTCCAGGTGCTCTATGGCCTGGATACGGACACGCCGCCCGACGGCGTTCCCAACCGCTACCTGAACGCGCGGGGCATCGAAGCGCTGGACGCGGACCTGGTGCTGGAAGGCGCGACCGCCGCCGCCCGGGAAGCGGACCTGCGCCGCCGGACGCACTGGAAGCGCGTCGCCAGCCTGCGCCTGGCCCTGCTGCTGCACGGCGGGGCGGAAGCGCGGCGGGACACGGAACCCGTCGTCTACCGCCTGTTCGGTCCGGCGTATGCCGCGGCGGGGGACGCGGGCGCCGTCATCGACGAAGCGCGGCTGCCTGCGGACCTGCGCCAGCGCACGCGGCGCCTTTTCGAAGCCAGCTACGCGGTACGCAATGCGCAGAGGTGA
- a CDS encoding pilus assembly PilX family protein, producing the protein MRTRQDGITLLLTILLLLGVLILGASAAKLALSGEKAARAERDRHIAFQAAEDALMDAERDIDGKAGPGRQAMFDSGRAESFVPGCGRGDAAGLCAAGEGAPPAWQAVDIADGPSASHGQFTGADMQTGQGPLPWRRPRYIVERLPYKAPGAPADAAPAYYYRVTVLGFGAREGTEVVLQSSYRRTVDE; encoded by the coding sequence ATGCGCACCCGGCAGGACGGCATCACGCTGCTGCTGACGATCCTGCTCCTGCTGGGCGTGCTGATCCTGGGCGCCTCGGCGGCGAAGCTGGCGCTGAGCGGCGAGAAGGCCGCGCGGGCGGAGCGCGACCGCCACATTGCCTTCCAGGCGGCGGAGGATGCCCTGATGGACGCGGAACGCGATATCGACGGCAAGGCGGGCCCCGGGCGCCAGGCCATGTTCGATAGCGGGCGCGCGGAGAGCTTTGTGCCCGGCTGCGGCAGGGGCGATGCGGCGGGCCTGTGCGCGGCGGGGGAGGGCGCGCCGCCTGCCTGGCAGGCGGTGGATATCGCGGATGGGCCCAGCGCCAGCCATGGCCAGTTCACCGGCGCGGACATGCAGACAGGGCAGGGCCCCTTGCCCTGGCGGCGTCCGCGCTACATCGTCGAACGCCTGCCGTACAAGGCGCCGGGAGCGCCGGCGGACGCTGCCCCGGCTTACTACTACCGGGTAACAGTGCTGGGTTTCGGGGCGCGCGAAGGCACGGAAGTCGTGTTGCAGAGTTCTTACCGCCGAACCGTGGACGAGTGA
- a CDS encoding pilus assembly protein, giving the protein MMWMRRAQWLAALATAAWPLAGAGAGLAVDAGQAALGCGLRGAVLRGPGLALAAPALAAQPGQPVQAGELLRTEYRADDWTGRLLRSAVWSSGASGLSLQPERWDAAAQLEAMPAAARRIYTASAGQTVPFEWAALSAEQRSALGRSPALPGAQDGLGPERLAYLRGERSREGNPFRRRGSLLGASVHSAPLYVGAAAVRPDVDGYAAFREQTLLRPPAVYLGANDGMLHAFDFTSGRELFAYIPDALFGELNLLASPAFQPRAYIDGPLFAGDARIGGSWRSVLLGALGGGGPGLFALDISDPLKFGPAQGALWEFTQKDDAAMGMLTTPAQIARLREAAPRSGARYRYFAVAGNGWNGAGSGALFLLALDKPAGEAWQLNRNYYRLDLPDEGPNGLGAPALVGDADRLLYAYAGDLRGRVWRFSFQGHAPWRGSGVLLFRAHDAQGRSQPITQQPRVAYAPGGGYLILFGTGQLLSRADRVQLAGQSYYAVFDDPDGDAAPSTLTRGDLLPRHAGESAGVPDFDITGRSGSIGRGGARGWYLDFAQSGERSLTAATLRDGKLLFTTVIPGPGPCDGSASRSYQLDVLAGLASDADGTVRSGERTGRELPDFIDTPPLLLPPERSVRREPTGRMAVHKSTRVVQFGAETTEPSESTLRAILPAGRLSWREVANWRELHRAAGRPP; this is encoded by the coding sequence ATGATGTGGATGCGAAGGGCACAATGGCTGGCAGCACTGGCGACGGCCGCCTGGCCGCTGGCAGGCGCAGGGGCGGGCCTCGCCGTGGATGCGGGCCAGGCAGCGCTGGGCTGCGGCTTGCGCGGCGCCGTGCTGCGCGGTCCCGGCCTGGCATTGGCCGCGCCCGCCCTGGCGGCGCAGCCGGGACAGCCCGTGCAGGCAGGCGAGCTGCTGCGCACCGAGTACCGCGCCGACGACTGGACAGGCAGGCTGCTGCGCTCCGCCGTATGGAGCAGCGGCGCGTCTGGCTTGAGCCTGCAGCCCGAGCGCTGGGATGCCGCGGCGCAGCTGGAGGCAATGCCCGCCGCCGCGCGCCGCATCTACACCGCGAGCGCAGGGCAGACTGTGCCTTTCGAATGGGCGGCCCTGTCGGCCGAGCAGCGCAGCGCGCTTGGCCGCAGCCCGGCGCTCCCTGGCGCGCAGGATGGCCTGGGGCCTGAACGCCTCGCCTATCTGCGCGGGGAGCGTAGCCGCGAAGGCAATCCCTTTCGCCGCCGCGGCAGCCTGCTCGGCGCATCTGTCCACAGCGCACCGCTTTATGTCGGCGCCGCTGCCGTTCGCCCCGATGTGGACGGCTATGCCGCCTTCCGCGAGCAGACACTGCTCCGCCCGCCAGCCGTCTACCTCGGCGCCAACGACGGCATGCTGCACGCTTTCGATTTCACCAGCGGCCGGGAACTGTTTGCCTACATACCCGATGCGCTCTTCGGCGAACTGAATCTGCTTGCTTCGCCCGCATTCCAGCCGCGCGCCTATATCGACGGTCCGCTGTTCGCAGGCGATGCACGCATCGGCGGAAGCTGGCGCAGCGTGCTGCTGGGCGCCCTGGGCGGCGGCGGACCCGGCCTGTTCGCGCTGGACATCAGCGACCCGCTGAAGTTCGGCCCTGCCCAAGGCGCGCTGTGGGAGTTCACACAGAAGGACGATGCCGCGATGGGCATGTTGACCACGCCTGCGCAGATCGCGCGCCTGCGCGAGGCAGCTCCCCGCAGCGGCGCGCGCTACCGCTATTTCGCCGTGGCGGGGAACGGCTGGAACGGCGCAGGTTCGGGCGCGCTCTTCCTGCTGGCACTCGACAAACCGGCGGGCGAAGCCTGGCAGCTCAACCGGAACTACTACCGGCTTGACCTGCCCGACGAAGGCCCGAACGGGCTTGGCGCACCGGCGCTGGTGGGCGATGCCGACCGCCTGCTCTATGCTTATGCGGGCGACCTGCGCGGCAGAGTATGGCGCTTCAGCTTCCAGGGCCATGCGCCGTGGCGCGGCAGCGGGGTGCTGCTGTTCAGGGCCCACGATGCACAAGGCAGGAGCCAGCCCATTACCCAGCAGCCCCGCGTGGCCTATGCGCCCGGTGGCGGCTACCTGATTCTCTTCGGTACGGGCCAGCTGTTGAGCCGCGCCGACCGTGTGCAGCTGGCGGGCCAGAGCTACTATGCCGTGTTCGACGACCCCGATGGCGATGCAGCGCCATCGACGCTGACCCGCGGCGATCTTCTGCCGCGCCATGCCGGAGAAAGCGCGGGCGTGCCGGACTTCGATATCACGGGACGCAGCGGCAGCATCGGCCGGGGCGGCGCCCGGGGCTGGTACCTGGACTTCGCGCAGAGCGGCGAGCGCAGCCTGACAGCGGCCACACTGCGGGATGGAAAACTGCTGTTCACGACGGTGATACCCGGTCCCGGTCCCTGCGACGGCAGCGCCAGCCGCAGCTACCAGCTCGATGTACTGGCAGGGCTGGCGAGCGACGCCGACGGCACAGTACGCAGCGGCGAACGTACGGGCCGCGAACTGCCGGACTTCATCGATACGCCGCCCCTGCTGCTGCCGCCGGAGCGCAGCGTGCGCCGCGAGCCCACTGGCCGCATGGCCGTTCACAAGAGCACACGCGTGGTGCAGTTCGGCGCGGAGACTACCGAGCCCAGCGAGTCCACGCTGCGCGCCATCCTGCCAGCCGGGAGGCTCAGCTGGCGCGAGGTGGCGAACTGGCGCGAACTGCACCGGGCGGCGGGGAGGCCGCCATGA
- a CDS encoding type IV pilin protein codes for MRRAHGASALELMTVLVITGVLSAVALPSYQEQVLRARRSEAQAMLLALMQQQERYASQHNRYIAFSADSSDADARQFRWHSGPVARRSAYEIEGRACAGEDIADCIELVATPGTARVDPAFRDPLCGKLILTSNGEQKVSGQGERCWR; via the coding sequence ATGAGGCGGGCGCATGGCGCCAGCGCCCTCGAACTGATGACGGTGCTGGTCATTACGGGCGTGCTGAGCGCAGTGGCGCTGCCGAGCTACCAGGAGCAGGTGCTGCGGGCGCGGCGCAGCGAAGCCCAGGCCATGCTGCTGGCATTGATGCAGCAGCAGGAGCGCTACGCTTCCCAGCACAACCGCTACATCGCCTTTTCGGCCGACAGCAGCGATGCCGACGCGCGCCAGTTCCGCTGGCATTCCGGTCCTGTCGCGCGGCGCAGCGCCTACGAGATCGAAGGCCGCGCCTGCGCGGGCGAGGACATTGCCGATTGCATCGAGCTGGTCGCAACGCCCGGCACCGCGCGTGTCGATCCAGCCTTCCGGGATCCTCTATGCGGAAAGTTGATTCTAACGAGCAACGGCGAACAGAAAGTCAGCGGGCAGGGCGAGCGCTGCTGGCGCTGA
- a CDS encoding GspH/FimT family pseudopilin: MLAGFTLIELLAVMAIASLLLGFSAPSLQLAIEGYRLRSAAADLLGALNLARSQAIAGGAIVLLTPADPSGLDWRQGWQVFVDRDGDRRPGRGDTLLMRHGPVDGGLRIWSRFSANTPPLYIAYNSAGRSCKANTGLGAHFGTLSLEAGRQQRNIKINMLGRARLCDPAREPSGCTAASG; this comes from the coding sequence GTGCTGGCAGGCTTCACACTGATCGAGCTGCTGGCCGTCATGGCGATTGCCTCCCTGCTGCTGGGCTTCAGCGCGCCCAGCCTGCAGCTGGCGATCGAAGGCTACCGCCTGCGCAGCGCGGCGGCCGACCTGCTGGGCGCGCTGAACCTGGCCCGCAGCCAGGCCATTGCCGGTGGCGCCATCGTCCTGCTCACGCCTGCCGATCCGTCGGGCCTGGACTGGCGCCAGGGCTGGCAGGTGTTCGTCGACCGCGACGGCGACCGCCGCCCCGGCCGTGGCGATACCCTGCTGATGCGCCACGGCCCCGTCGATGGCGGCCTGCGCATCTGGTCACGATTCAGCGCCAATACGCCGCCCCTGTATATCGCCTACAATAGTGCCGGGCGAAGCTGCAAGGCGAATACCGGCCTGGGCGCCCATTTCGGCACCCTGTCGCTGGAGGCCGGAAGGCAGCAGCGCAACATCAAGATCAATATGCTGGGCCGGGCGCGCCTGTGCGACCCGGCCCGCGAACCGTCCGGCTGTACGGCAGCCAGCGGCTAG
- the ribD gene encoding bifunctional diaminohydroxyphosphoribosylaminopyrimidine deaminase/5-amino-6-(5-phosphoribosylamino)uracil reductase RibD, protein MNIANDLEGMRLALQWAEKGLYTTSPNPHIGCVIVKDGAVIGEGVTQPAGQDHAEIQAMKDAQRRGHDVRGATAYVTLEPCNHYGRTPPCSEALVASGLGRVVAAMEDPNPLVAGQGMARLAAAGIATETGLLAEEAYELNIGFFSRMRRQLPWVRMKTAASLDGMTALNNGQSQWITGPAARADGHHWRARACAILTGIGTVKADDPLLNVREVQTPRQPRRIVVDSRLDISPGARILEGGGTWIVAASSNHEKEAALRDRGAEIITLPNAQGKVDLPELMRELARRQINELHVEAGTKLNGSLVREGCVDELLLYMAPMLLGEAQGMFALPPLTDLSGRKQLKFHEIRQVGDDLRILARFNPQ, encoded by the coding sequence ATGAACATCGCGAACGACCTGGAAGGCATGCGCCTGGCCCTGCAGTGGGCGGAGAAGGGGCTGTATACCACTTCCCCCAACCCCCATATCGGCTGCGTCATTGTGAAGGACGGCGCGGTGATCGGCGAAGGCGTCACCCAGCCCGCAGGGCAGGACCATGCGGAAATCCAGGCGATGAAGGACGCGCAGCGCCGCGGCCACGACGTGCGCGGCGCCACCGCCTACGTCACGCTGGAACCCTGCAACCACTACGGCCGCACGCCGCCCTGTTCGGAAGCCCTGGTGGCATCGGGCCTGGGCCGCGTCGTCGCGGCGATGGAGGACCCCAATCCCCTGGTGGCGGGGCAGGGCATGGCCCGCCTGGCCGCCGCAGGCATCGCCACGGAAACGGGGCTCCTGGCGGAAGAGGCCTACGAACTCAATATCGGCTTCTTCTCGCGCATGCGGCGCCAACTGCCCTGGGTGCGCATGAAGACCGCCGCCAGCCTGGATGGCATGACGGCCCTGAACAATGGCCAGAGCCAGTGGATCACCGGCCCTGCGGCGCGTGCCGACGGCCATCACTGGCGCGCCCGCGCCTGCGCCATCCTCACCGGCATCGGCACCGTGAAGGCGGACGACCCCCTGCTCAATGTGCGCGAGGTGCAGACCCCGCGCCAGCCGCGCCGCATCGTGGTGGACAGCCGCCTCGATATCAGCCCCGGCGCCCGCATCCTGGAGGGCGGCGGCACCTGGATCGTGGCCGCCAGCAGCAACCACGAGAAGGAGGCTGCCCTGCGCGACCGGGGCGCCGAGATCATCACCCTGCCCAACGCCCAGGGCAAGGTCGACCTGCCGGAACTCATGCGCGAGTTGGCACGGCGCCAGATCAACGAGCTGCATGTGGAAGCGGGCACGAAGCTGAACGGCTCCCTGGTGCGCGAGGGCTGCGTGGACGAGCTGCTGCTCTACATGGCTCCCATGCTGCTGGGCGAGGCCCAGGGCATGTTTGCGCTGCCCCCGCTGACAGACCTGAGCGGCAGGAAGCAGCTAAAATTCCACGAGATCCGGCAAGTCGGCGACGATCTGCGCATCCTCGCCCGTTTCAACCCTCAATAA
- a CDS encoding riboflavin synthase, whose amino-acid sequence MFTGIVAAVGQIKSVTPLPGGHDAGVRLDIDAGSLPLADVALGDSIAINGACMTVVEKTGGSFTVDVSRESLNCTVGLDAPGEVNLEKALTLAERLGGHLVSGHVDGLGVVRKFEPVGESWELVIEAPRNIAKYLAFKGSIVVNGVSLTVNRVQDIGSGADLVCQFSINLIPHTIQVTTLKHLTVGARVNLEIDLIARYVERMLSLTSTDEVKR is encoded by the coding sequence ATGTTTACTGGAATCGTGGCCGCCGTCGGCCAAATCAAATCCGTCACGCCGCTGCCCGGCGGGCATGACGCGGGCGTGCGCCTGGACATCGATGCGGGCAGCCTGCCGCTGGCCGATGTGGCCCTGGGCGACTCCATCGCCATCAACGGCGCCTGCATGACAGTGGTGGAAAAGACCGGCGGAAGCTTCACGGTTGACGTGTCGCGCGAAAGCCTGAACTGCACCGTGGGCCTGGATGCGCCGGGCGAAGTGAATCTGGAAAAGGCGCTGACCCTGGCCGAGCGCCTGGGCGGCCATCTCGTGTCCGGACACGTGGACGGCCTGGGCGTGGTGCGCAAGTTCGAACCCGTGGGCGAATCCTGGGAGCTGGTGATCGAGGCGCCGCGCAATATCGCCAAGTACCTGGCCTTCAAGGGTTCCATCGTCGTGAACGGCGTGTCGCTGACCGTCAACCGCGTGCAGGACATCGGCAGCGGCGCCGATCTCGTTTGCCAGTTCTCCATCAACCTCATTCCGCACACCATCCAGGTCACCACGCTCAAGCACCTGACCGTGGGCGCGCGCGTGAACCTGGAGATCGACCTGATCGCACGCTACGTCGAGCGCATGCTCTCGCTCACCAGCACGGACGAAGTCAAGCGGTGA
- a CDS encoding DUF885 domain-containing protein: MSAARLALRIALLLVSGSAFAASSAWVARSDALSQPVLQDIGKYSPEESSQLGNAEFDTAVADFKPRDYERELADTEKRLASLRQLHAKERDPKVKQDLDILISSRVKKIETMKLERRHLLKYVNVSELVFDGLRTLLDPRNKPERQAAAIKRLKRYAGKENGYTPIAVLARDRTEERMGRKELIGPYIGELEEALSNSPTYMEGLADLFRKAKLAGWEADLAALAAQVKAYDDWTRSAIVPRARKEVRLPLAIYVNRLSNEGVDIAPEQMIERAGFDFQEVRDQMQVVANVIAAQRKLPSSDYRDVIRELKKEQIAPDNLLPYYRERLKDIEGLIRRNELVTLPARDANIRTATGAEAARSPAPFMTPPRLIGNTGEYGEFVIPLSNPNAKTTERMNDFDFAAMAWTLTAHEARPGHELQFASIVEQGMSIARANFAFNSANSEGWGLYSEALILPFMPPEGQLVSLQARLLRMARALLDPQINLGRMTPEEAKKFLMQEVVLSEPFAQSEVDRYSYRMPGQATSYYYGYVKLRALKTQAEIALGSRFRLRAFNDFIISQGILPPDLMKQAVLEEFIPKQ, translated from the coding sequence ATGTCCGCAGCCCGCCTCGCTCTCCGCATCGCCCTCCTCCTCGTTTCCGGCAGCGCCTTCGCCGCCTCCTCCGCCTGGGTCGCGCGCAGCGACGCCCTCTCCCAGCCCGTGCTGCAGGACATCGGCAAGTACTCGCCGGAAGAATCGAGCCAGCTTGGCAACGCGGAGTTCGATACGGCCGTCGCCGACTTCAAGCCGCGCGACTACGAACGCGAGCTGGCCGATACCGAGAAGCGCCTCGCTTCCCTGCGCCAGCTGCACGCAAAGGAGCGCGACCCGAAAGTGAAGCAGGATCTCGACATCCTCATCAGCTCGCGGGTGAAGAAGATCGAGACCATGAAGCTGGAGCGCAGGCACCTGCTCAAATACGTCAATGTGAGCGAGCTGGTATTCGACGGCCTGCGCACCCTGCTCGATCCGCGCAACAAGCCTGAGCGCCAAGCTGCTGCCATCAAGCGCCTGAAGCGCTATGCGGGCAAGGAGAACGGCTACACGCCCATCGCCGTGCTGGCGCGCGACCGCACGGAAGAGCGCATGGGCCGCAAGGAGCTGATCGGCCCCTATATCGGCGAGCTGGAAGAAGCGCTGAGCAACAGCCCCACCTATATGGAGGGCCTGGCAGACCTGTTCCGCAAGGCGAAGCTCGCGGGCTGGGAGGCTGACCTGGCCGCGCTCGCCGCGCAGGTGAAGGCTTACGACGACTGGACGCGCAGCGCCATCGTGCCCCGCGCCCGCAAGGAAGTGCGCCTGCCGCTCGCCATCTACGTGAACCGCCTGTCCAACGAAGGCGTGGATATCGCGCCGGAACAGATGATCGAACGGGCGGGCTTCGACTTCCAGGAGGTGCGCGACCAGATGCAGGTGGTGGCCAACGTGATCGCCGCCCAGCGCAAGCTGCCCTCCTCCGACTACCGCGACGTGATCCGCGAACTGAAAAAGGAGCAGATCGCGCCGGACAATCTGCTCCCTTACTACCGCGAGCGCCTGAAGGATATCGAGGGCCTGATCCGCAGGAACGAACTCGTGACCCTGCCGGCGCGCGACGCCAACATCCGCACCGCGACCGGCGCCGAGGCGGCCCGCTCGCCCGCCCCCTTCATGACGCCGCCGCGCCTGATCGGCAATACCGGCGAATACGGCGAATTCGTGATTCCGCTGTCGAACCCGAACGCGAAAACCACGGAGCGCATGAACGACTTCGATTTCGCGGCCATGGCCTGGACGCTGACGGCGCACGAGGCCCGTCCCGGCCACGAGCTGCAGTTCGCGTCCATTGTGGAACAGGGCATGTCCATCGCCCGCGCCAACTTTGCCTTCAACAGTGCAAACTCGGAAGGCTGGGGCCTGTACTCGGAGGCGCTGATCCTGCCTTTCATGCCGCCGGAAGGCCAGCTGGTGTCCCTGCAGGCCCGCCTGCTGCGCATGGCGCGCGCCCTGCTCGACCCGCAGATCAACCTGGGCCGCATGACGCCGGAGGAAGCGAAGAAATTCCTGATGCAGGAGGTGGTGCTCTCCGAGCCATTCGCCCAGTCGGAGGTGGACCGCTACTCCTACCGCATGCCGGGCCAGGCCACGTCCTACTACTACGGCTACGTGAAGCTGCGCGCCCTGAAGACGCAGGCCGAGATAGCGCTGGGTTCGCGCTTCCGCCTGCGCGCCTTCAATGACTTCATCATCTCGCAGGGCATCCTGCCGCCGGACCTGATGAAGCAGGCCGTGCTCGAAGAATTCATTCCGAAGCAGTGA